In one Chitinophaga sancti genomic region, the following are encoded:
- the mnmE gene encoding tRNA uridine-5-carboxymethylaminomethyl(34) synthesis GTPase MnmE, whose amino-acid sequence MMLGNNLTGYDDTIVAPATAAGVGAIAVLRLNGANAIEICNQLFPAKDLHKQASHTLHFGSIVENGRTIDEVVVGLYKAPRSYTGENIVEISCHGSPYIQQQIIDACIRAGARMAKPGEYTMRAFLNGKLDLTQAESVADLIASNSAASHQTAMQQMRGGFSKELSALREQLISFSALIELELDFSQEDVEFADRTQFYKLINEAMLVVKHLADSFQMGNVIKNGVNTAIVGKPNAGKSTLLNTLLNENRAIVSDIAGTTRDTIEEILNIQGILFRLIDTAGIRESDDTIESIGVQKTMEKIREAGVVLYMFDVNQTSIEDLQEQIDAFKKDNINYLLVGNKTDIAGLEANQAKFRDINDILYISARQHEHIEDLKNRLVHKVMSGDINTEATIVTNARHHAALQEVMKSLIDVKNGLDNQLPGDLLSLDIRRCLHFLGEITGQITNEDQLDFIFSKFCIGK is encoded by the coding sequence ATGATGCTTGGGAATAATCTTACAGGATACGATGATACTATTGTGGCTCCCGCTACTGCCGCCGGTGTAGGTGCCATTGCTGTACTGCGCCTCAATGGAGCCAATGCCATTGAGATCTGCAACCAGCTCTTTCCGGCCAAAGACCTGCATAAGCAGGCTAGCCATACCCTACACTTTGGTAGCATTGTGGAAAATGGACGTACCATCGATGAAGTAGTCGTGGGGCTTTACAAAGCACCCCGCTCTTACACTGGTGAAAACATCGTGGAAATTTCCTGTCATGGTTCTCCCTACATCCAGCAACAAATCATTGATGCCTGTATCCGCGCCGGCGCCAGGATGGCCAAACCGGGTGAATATACCATGCGGGCTTTCCTGAATGGCAAACTGGACCTGACCCAGGCTGAATCTGTAGCTGACCTGATTGCAAGTAACTCCGCTGCGAGCCACCAGACAGCGATGCAGCAAATGAGAGGCGGATTCTCCAAAGAGCTGTCTGCATTGAGAGAGCAGCTGATCAGCTTCTCGGCGCTTATTGAACTGGAATTGGATTTCAGTCAGGAAGATGTAGAGTTTGCAGATCGCACGCAATTTTATAAACTCATCAACGAAGCCATGCTGGTAGTAAAACACCTGGCAGATAGTTTCCAGATGGGAAATGTGATCAAGAATGGGGTGAACACTGCCATTGTAGGTAAACCCAATGCCGGCAAATCTACCCTGCTCAACACCCTGCTCAACGAAAATCGTGCTATCGTAAGTGATATAGCCGGTACTACCCGTGATACTATTGAAGAAATCCTCAATATCCAGGGGATCCTTTTCAGACTGATCGACACCGCTGGAATCCGCGAAAGCGATGACACCATTGAAAGCATTGGCGTGCAGAAAACAATGGAGAAGATCCGCGAAGCAGGGGTGGTGTTGTACATGTTCGATGTAAACCAAACCAGTATAGAAGATTTACAGGAGCAGATCGATGCCTTTAAAAAAGATAATATCAACTACCTCCTGGTCGGGAATAAAACTGACATCGCAGGGCTGGAGGCTAACCAGGCAAAATTCAGAGACATAAACGACATCCTGTATATTTCTGCCCGGCAGCATGAACATATTGAAGACCTGAAGAACCGGCTTGTGCACAAAGTAATGAGCGGAGATATTAATACCGAGGCGACCATTGTCACCAATGCACGTCACCATGCAGCCCTGCAGGAAGTCATGAAATCACTCATTGACGTAAAAAATGGACTGGACAATCAGCTACCTGGCGACCTGCTATCTCTGGATATCCGACGTTGCCTGCATTTCCTGGGTGAGATCACGGGGCAGATCACGAATGAGGATCAGCTGGATTTTATATTTAGTAAATTTTGTATCGGGAAGTAG
- a CDS encoding alkaline phosphatase family protein, translating to MKRILLVAASLMLAFTTFGQQSGHVILITIDGFRPDFYQDASWGMVNLRMMKDSGSYADGVNSVFPTVTYPNHTSLITGVTPMKHGIYYNTPYEPKGATGVWYFYYDSLKVPSLWDAVHKAGKKSAAIIWPVSVHAPVDYNIPDVWPLGKNNDRRIAVAETSTPANLWQEVQDSATGKIQPDDWAMNNGELIFDENIARISGYLIQKYKPAFVTLHLPCTDHYEHQIGRDGYLVRKSVSGADRAIGTILEAVQRAGIADSTTIIVTGDHGFVNIEKSFNPNVLLAKNNIRAQFHASGGSAFLHLEDQHDKATVDKVVAILKALPADQQKMFRILDRQQLDKIGADPNAAMAITALGHVTIGGARKGELVKAAKGGTHGYYPDFREIQTGFVAYGAGIRKGGHVKEMNVIDVAPVIAELLKLDLGKVDGKVPAGVLK from the coding sequence ATGAAAAGGATATTACTCGTCGCGGCATCACTGATGCTGGCATTCACAACTTTCGGCCAACAGTCAGGGCATGTCATCCTGATAACCATTGATGGCTTCAGACCCGACTTTTACCAGGATGCATCCTGGGGAATGGTTAACCTCCGTATGATGAAAGATAGCGGCAGCTATGCTGACGGTGTCAACAGCGTATTTCCAACGGTGACCTATCCCAATCATACCTCTCTCATCACAGGTGTTACACCGATGAAGCATGGCATTTACTACAACACACCTTACGAACCCAAGGGTGCTACCGGTGTCTGGTATTTTTACTATGATTCACTGAAAGTGCCCAGTCTGTGGGATGCGGTGCATAAAGCAGGTAAGAAATCTGCCGCCATCATCTGGCCGGTATCTGTTCATGCTCCTGTTGACTACAACATTCCTGATGTATGGCCATTGGGCAAGAATAATGACAGGAGAATAGCGGTAGCAGAAACTTCCACCCCGGCGAACTTATGGCAGGAAGTGCAGGACAGTGCTACCGGCAAGATCCAGCCTGATGACTGGGCAATGAACAACGGGGAGCTGATCTTCGACGAGAACATTGCCAGGATCAGTGGCTACCTGATTCAGAAATATAAACCCGCTTTTGTGACCTTGCACCTCCCTTGTACGGATCACTACGAACACCAGATTGGCCGCGATGGCTACCTGGTCAGGAAATCAGTATCCGGTGCTGACAGGGCGATCGGTACTATCCTGGAAGCGGTACAAAGAGCTGGTATTGCAGACAGTACTACCATTATTGTTACCGGCGACCATGGGTTTGTGAATATTGAAAAGTCATTTAATCCCAATGTGTTGCTGGCTAAAAACAATATCAGGGCGCAGTTCCATGCCTCCGGTGGTTCCGCCTTCCTGCATCTGGAAGATCAGCATGATAAGGCGACAGTGGATAAAGTAGTTGCGATACTGAAAGCCTTGCCTGCTGATCAGCAGAAGATGTTCAGAATACTGGATCGTCAGCAACTGGATAAAATTGGCGCTGATCCAAATGCGGCGATGGCAATTACTGCATTAGGCCATGTAACCATTGGTGGTGCCAGGAAAGGGGAGTTGGTAAAAGCGGCTAAGGGCGGTACCCATGGTTACTATCCTGACTTCAGGGAGATCCAGACGGGTTTTGTAGCCTATGGTGCCGGCATCAGGAAGGGCGGCCATGTAAAGGAGATGAATGTTATTGATGTAGCACCAGTAATTGCTGAATTATTGAAACTCGATTTAGGCAAGGTTGATGGTAAAGTACCTGCGGGTGTATTAAAATAA
- a CDS encoding BpuSI family type II restriction endonuclease, with the protein MLQLWYNSEEVAGFHPPVEQALTNALVKCGYDNIAEIVHHPKIPNSTIIPDFAIRLKANQQYIFICEVKRTERDVESQRYQNQTRSYVTDYGMHWASGYHKYYCITNIERLILFADRSGPLTTCVLKGNPRQHTKFNPVNRDASAAVDDLQATFEQIFPLIFNRTNPDWDNNWEPIIDSFHKNYLALKNTLRYPDTVSTELSLYELFRLLAYAYLKEYYTVKRDPNGKFFRGYPAGNVTLDQFVNSLRNNYDKIIQLDFRQIFSNHPNQGQRLFPENLSANYLQYFRDLIQCLTQYSPAAVADNSSPSYVFNLLTSKIYEKLELHSKGKVMSDAELSNLLATLCIDTDDVKVLDPGCGDGALLDAAYDQISLLATTGNHVKTHNQILSQVEGIEIDPFLSQLAAFRLLSKNLIQTNNTTQANVLIGDMFQHPGAGQYDAVLMNPPFLRNDNHVAPITTADKTRMLTAINATGVNNFVLDAKQPNLYYYFTNYSWHYLKNNGKAGLILMTKFLNNEDGEHLKAFILDKVEAIITYPRKYFQEFVVTTAIVILKKGNNSANVSFLRITDENILSSPEMVKGILELGQDTVTGAYKLRSVPRSSLVPAENWTNYLNEEKYDRLLSLPFLNPIKHHFADVSRGGAESAGGSKIIFPELDVNTNQYFGWGAPLSAAQKKADTARSRINFSSLLNVRIGAGIQNNFTRRAYFLTIQDLNLEKALHFPSLTDKNQANGLPVNFQSDFGLIQLYDDGTNEFGLDKWRRIVNNAFNSTFVAKILIPRADRTKHVVYYNPYNQAITLSTNFFYCNDLRNHHQTVNQELQYQFVSAFLLSAFGQVQFELNANNQEGLRKLEGFQIERFKIPDLSIISQAEFSAVATEFRNISIANAAFSGEEGLNTPRRNLDLAIGTVLFSRNNLGFASPADMVDYFELFLADLVEDRRI; encoded by the coding sequence ATGCTACAGCTCTGGTATAATTCAGAAGAAGTTGCAGGCTTTCACCCACCTGTAGAACAGGCATTGACGAACGCATTAGTGAAGTGTGGTTATGATAATATTGCGGAGATTGTCCATCATCCCAAGATCCCGAATAGTACAATTATCCCCGATTTCGCGATCAGGCTAAAAGCGAATCAGCAATATATATTCATTTGTGAGGTGAAGCGGACGGAAAGAGATGTAGAGTCACAACGTTACCAGAATCAAACCCGGTCTTATGTTACCGATTACGGTATGCATTGGGCAAGTGGATATCATAAGTACTATTGCATTACCAATATCGAAAGACTGATTCTTTTTGCTGATAGGAGCGGTCCTTTGACTACCTGTGTATTAAAAGGCAATCCCCGCCAGCATACTAAGTTTAATCCTGTCAATAGGGATGCATCTGCTGCCGTGGATGACTTGCAGGCAACTTTTGAACAGATATTCCCCCTTATATTCAATAGGACGAATCCTGACTGGGATAATAATTGGGAGCCTATCATAGATAGTTTTCACAAAAACTATTTAGCGTTAAAAAATACGCTGAGGTATCCCGATACGGTATCAACTGAGCTTTCATTATATGAATTATTCAGGCTGCTTGCCTACGCATATTTAAAAGAATATTACACTGTCAAAAGGGATCCTAATGGTAAGTTTTTTCGCGGCTATCCCGCGGGTAATGTAACATTAGACCAGTTTGTGAATAGCCTGAGGAACAACTATGATAAGATCATTCAATTAGATTTTCGCCAGATTTTCTCTAATCATCCGAATCAGGGGCAGCGCTTATTCCCTGAAAACCTTTCAGCTAACTACCTGCAATATTTCAGGGATTTAATTCAATGTCTCACTCAGTATAGCCCTGCCGCGGTGGCAGATAATTCCTCCCCATCCTATGTCTTTAATTTACTGACATCGAAGATTTATGAGAAACTGGAGTTACACAGCAAGGGGAAGGTGATGTCGGATGCAGAGTTATCCAACCTGCTCGCCACATTGTGCATAGATACTGATGATGTTAAAGTGTTGGATCCGGGTTGTGGAGACGGGGCATTGCTGGATGCGGCATATGATCAGATCAGCTTATTGGCTACCACAGGTAATCATGTAAAAACGCATAATCAGATATTATCCCAGGTTGAAGGGATAGAGATAGATCCATTTTTATCTCAGCTGGCAGCATTCAGACTATTATCCAAAAACTTAATTCAGACAAATAACACGACCCAGGCAAATGTGTTGATAGGGGATATGTTTCAACATCCAGGTGCCGGGCAGTATGATGCAGTGCTGATGAATCCTCCATTTCTAAGGAATGATAATCACGTTGCACCAATTACCACTGCTGATAAAACAAGAATGCTCACCGCTATCAATGCTACTGGTGTTAACAACTTTGTTTTGGATGCGAAGCAGCCGAACCTATATTATTACTTTACGAATTATAGCTGGCACTACCTGAAAAATAATGGGAAGGCGGGATTGATATTAATGACCAAATTTCTGAATAATGAAGATGGTGAGCATTTGAAGGCGTTTATTCTGGATAAGGTGGAGGCGATTATTACCTATCCACGGAAATATTTCCAGGAGTTTGTGGTAACTACAGCAATAGTGATTTTGAAAAAAGGGAACAATTCAGCAAATGTATCCTTCCTGAGAATTACGGATGAAAATATCCTCTCATCTCCGGAAATGGTAAAAGGGATACTGGAGCTGGGGCAGGATACCGTTACTGGTGCCTATAAATTACGTTCGGTGCCAAGAAGCAGCCTTGTGCCTGCTGAGAACTGGACGAATTACCTAAATGAAGAAAAGTACGACCGTTTACTTAGCTTACCTTTTTTAAATCCTATTAAGCATCATTTCGCTGATGTGTCAAGAGGTGGGGCCGAATCTGCCGGTGGATCTAAAATTATCTTCCCGGAACTGGATGTAAATACAAACCAATATTTTGGATGGGGAGCGCCATTGAGTGCTGCTCAAAAAAAGGCCGATACTGCAAGGTCTAGGATTAATTTCTCCTCTTTACTGAATGTGAGAATAGGGGCGGGTATTCAAAATAACTTTACCCGGAGAGCTTATTTCCTGACGATACAGGATCTCAATTTAGAAAAAGCATTACATTTCCCGTCTTTAACCGATAAAAATCAGGCCAATGGGTTGCCGGTCAATTTCCAAAGCGATTTTGGATTAATACAGCTGTATGACGATGGTACAAATGAGTTTGGCCTGGATAAATGGCGGAGGATCGTGAATAATGCTTTTAATAGTACATTTGTTGCCAAAATTTTAATACCGAGAGCAGACAGGACAAAGCATGTGGTATATTATAATCCTTATAATCAGGCCATCACACTTTCGACTAATTTCTTTTACTGCAATGATCTGAGAAATCATCATCAAACAGTAAACCAGGAATTGCAATACCAGTTTGTCTCCGCTTTTTTACTTTCCGCCTTTGGGCAGGTCCAGTTTGAGTTAAATGCTAACAACCAGGAAGGCCTCCGAAAGCTTGAAGGTTTTCAAATAGAACGCTTTAAAATTCCTGATCTGTCAATAATCAGCCAGGCAGAATTTAGCGCAGTAGCCACCGAATTTAGAAATATAAGTATAGCTAATGCAGCGTTCAGCGGTGAGGAAGGTTTGAATACTCCCCGGAGAAATTTAGACCTGGCAATAGGTACCGTTCTTTTTTCGCGCAACAATCTCGGCTTTGCCAGCCCTGCCGATATGGTAGATTATTTTGAATTATTTTTAGCAGATTTAGTAGAGGATAGAAGAATATGA
- a CDS encoding Eco57I restriction-modification methylase domain-containing protein, whose product MGISENNVVSQLDLLVNEKLEKLPSLERKKILGQVFTPDILAGFMASIIKKELQPAHTILDPCIGPNSFFSHFEDPGFNPSLLGIEVDKTLITPAIEAFFKAPDRQLVIDSFLSYPLSNKFDFVIQNPPYVRQELLVKGINTKEIAAESIGAEIADQIPSQSNLYVYFLIKAILHLKDNGLMVAVIYDSWLYNSFGKALKSLLTSLGSVNNIYHFKKDAFPDAEVGATIIEFRKKRTNEPVNYYVRDSIQNMGSLKDFMNLHPVSIPQSDFATFNFNDSSSILFDNDLFALLGHISKQPIQRGISSIANVHFLHETKRFKEAIPVIKDITKLLTYGSNTHTAYLLALKDTASAATMQYLEQVKTQILETADDKLKGVKDKIRKGGNWFKINLKAPGNFIFNYYLRNNIDFIFNEDQLHASDNFYILSIPEEPLVHLAILNSSFTRISVLRKSRSQGGGLRKIQLYEFTEVPVMKIDALSKSAVAKLGKLGADLKGQNRYNGDDKEIISNIDKLLLAEYNRIADHNVTLEDLQAELKRYIN is encoded by the coding sequence ATGGGAATTTCAGAAAATAATGTAGTGTCACAACTTGATTTGTTAGTTAATGAAAAACTAGAGAAGCTCCCATCTTTAGAACGAAAGAAGATCTTAGGCCAGGTATTTACTCCGGATATACTTGCCGGATTTATGGCCTCAATTATTAAAAAAGAGTTACAGCCCGCACACACCATATTGGATCCTTGTATTGGTCCAAATTCATTTTTCTCCCATTTCGAAGATCCTGGATTCAACCCTTCTCTGCTGGGCATTGAAGTGGATAAAACTTTGATCACACCCGCCATTGAGGCCTTTTTTAAAGCGCCAGACAGGCAGTTGGTAATAGATAGTTTTCTGAGTTATCCATTGTCAAACAAGTTTGATTTTGTTATTCAGAACCCTCCATACGTTCGCCAGGAATTATTGGTAAAGGGAATCAACACCAAAGAGATAGCGGCCGAAAGTATTGGTGCAGAGATAGCAGATCAGATACCTTCTCAATCGAACCTCTACGTTTATTTCCTGATAAAGGCCATCCTGCATCTGAAGGATAACGGCCTAATGGTAGCCGTTATTTATGATAGCTGGTTATATAATTCCTTTGGAAAGGCTTTAAAGAGCCTGCTGACAAGTTTGGGGAGTGTGAATAATATCTATCATTTTAAGAAAGATGCTTTTCCTGATGCAGAGGTAGGAGCTACAATTATTGAATTTCGTAAGAAGAGGACGAATGAGCCAGTGAATTATTATGTAAGGGATTCAATACAAAACATGGGGTCCTTAAAAGACTTTATGAACCTTCACCCTGTCAGTATCCCCCAAAGCGATTTTGCTACCTTCAATTTTAATGATAGTAGCAGTATCCTTTTCGATAACGACCTTTTTGCTCTCCTGGGCCATATATCAAAACAACCTATACAAAGGGGGATTTCCTCCATTGCAAATGTTCACTTCTTACATGAAACAAAACGATTCAAAGAGGCCATCCCGGTGATCAAGGATATTACAAAACTGCTGACCTATGGTTCCAATACGCATACTGCATATTTGCTGGCTTTAAAGGACACGGCCTCCGCAGCAACAATGCAATACCTGGAGCAGGTAAAAACACAGATCCTGGAAACTGCGGATGATAAATTGAAAGGTGTAAAAGACAAAATTCGTAAAGGGGGAAACTGGTTTAAGATCAACCTGAAGGCGCCCGGGAATTTCATATTTAACTATTATCTGAGAAATAATATTGATTTTATCTTTAACGAAGATCAATTACACGCGTCAGATAACTTTTATATTCTTAGCATCCCTGAAGAACCACTCGTTCATTTAGCAATATTAAATTCCAGTTTTACAAGGATTTCTGTTTTGCGCAAATCAAGAAGTCAGGGCGGTGGCCTGCGTAAAATTCAGTTGTATGAGTTTACAGAAGTTCCTGTTATGAAGATAGATGCGCTTTCAAAAAGCGCGGTAGCAAAACTGGGCAAACTGGGGGCAGATTTAAAAGGACAAAACCGTTATAACGGAGACGACAAGGAGATAATCAGCAACATTGATAAATTACTATTAGCGGAGTACAACCGCATTGCAGATCACAACGTGACATTGGAAGATTTACAGGCAGAACTAAAAAGATATATCAACTAA
- a CDS encoding LytR/AlgR family response regulator transcription factor: MNASEVYEGLHEHKIDLIFLDIQMPVITGTDFLRSLRYPPLVIFTTAYHNYAVEGFELNSVDYLLKPITYERFYQAIQKVWDRQTIQPAQPAAPLVDYIFIKQDSRLVRILFDQIRYVEAEKDFSTVFTTDKKLLAGMHLKMFEGMLPADRFFRVHRSFIVNLSKISSINGNMVEIGQAEIPIGASYKNELMKKPGIAG; encoded by the coding sequence ATGAATGCATCTGAAGTCTATGAGGGCTTGCATGAACACAAAATAGACCTGATCTTCCTGGATATTCAAATGCCGGTGATTACCGGTACTGATTTCCTGCGTTCACTGCGCTACCCGCCCCTGGTTATTTTTACCACTGCTTATCACAATTATGCGGTGGAAGGGTTTGAGTTGAACTCGGTCGATTACCTGCTTAAGCCCATTACCTACGAGCGTTTTTACCAGGCCATTCAAAAAGTGTGGGATAGGCAGACTATTCAACCTGCACAACCGGCTGCACCCCTTGTGGATTATATCTTCATCAAACAGGACAGCCGGCTGGTGCGCATTCTCTTTGACCAGATACGTTATGTAGAGGCGGAAAAAGATTTCAGTACTGTATTTACCACTGATAAAAAATTACTGGCCGGCATGCACCTGAAAATGTTCGAGGGCATGTTGCCGGCTGACAGATTTTTCCGGGTGCATCGTTCCTTTATCGTGAACTTGTCTAAAATATCTTCTATCAATGGCAACATGGTGGAAATAGGTCAGGCCGAAATTCCAATTGGTGCCAGTTATAAAAATGAGCTGATGAAAAAGCCTGGTATTGCCGGATAG
- a CDS encoding DNA cytosine methyltransferase yields the protein MSKTKVVSLFSGCGGLDLGFIHAGYDVIWANDFLKDACETYKRNLGDHIVHGDINTIKVEDIPQADVLVGGPPCQSFSLVGKRDPNDERSNLVWSYLNVLKHVHPKIFLLENVTGILSAKNPDGTRVIDNLIAAFEELGYKTSVNKLNAADYGVPQRRQRVFIVGNRIGKTIDKPSPTNSEDGNELPRWVSAYEALSDLPETNETGVFNYIKDTDNDYQRLMRKAADGPGTLHITPYASAKDNELIRHIPPGGNYVNVPDAVATQRILNFKKTGGRTTTYGRLSEDKPSYTLNTHFNRLNVGCNIHYRTDRLISLREGLRIQSFPDDFQVYSSNKRNYYVQIGNAVPPLLGQAWAAYFKPFLKAKKQTT from the coding sequence ATGAGTAAAACAAAAGTAGTTAGCCTGTTTTCCGGGTGCGGAGGTTTGGACTTAGGTTTCATACATGCAGGCTATGATGTGATCTGGGCAAATGATTTTCTGAAAGATGCCTGTGAAACATATAAAAGGAACCTGGGTGATCATATCGTTCATGGAGATATTAATACCATAAAAGTCGAAGATATCCCCCAGGCAGATGTGCTGGTGGGGGGCCCGCCCTGCCAGTCATTTTCCCTGGTAGGAAAACGCGATCCCAATGATGAACGTTCCAACCTGGTATGGTCTTATCTGAACGTGTTGAAGCATGTACATCCTAAAATCTTCCTGCTGGAAAACGTTACAGGCATCCTATCCGCTAAAAACCCCGATGGCACCAGGGTCATTGATAACCTCATTGCCGCCTTTGAGGAACTGGGCTACAAAACTTCTGTCAATAAACTGAATGCTGCCGACTATGGCGTACCGCAAAGAAGACAAAGGGTATTTATAGTTGGTAACAGGATCGGTAAGACGATCGATAAACCATCTCCAACTAACTCTGAAGACGGAAACGAATTACCCCGCTGGGTCAGCGCTTACGAAGCATTGTCAGATTTGCCTGAAACCAATGAAACGGGCGTTTTTAACTATATAAAAGACACGGACAATGACTACCAGAGACTAATGCGGAAAGCAGCGGATGGTCCAGGTACTCTTCACATAACACCTTATGCCAGCGCAAAGGACAATGAACTAATCCGTCACATTCCTCCCGGAGGGAACTACGTGAATGTGCCTGATGCCGTGGCTACGCAAAGAATATTAAACTTTAAGAAAACAGGTGGCCGTACCACCACCTACGGCAGACTCAGTGAAGATAAACCTTCCTATACATTGAATACCCACTTCAACAGACTGAATGTGGGCTGTAATATTCATTATAGAACGGATCGCCTGATCAGTCTCAGAGAAGGACTGAGGATTCAGTCTTTTCCGGACGATTTCCAGGTGTATTCATCCAATAAAAGAAACTATTACGTGCAGATAGGAAACGCAGTACCCCCGCTCTTAGGCCAGGCCTGGGCAGCGTATTTCAAACCTTTCTTGAAAGCGAAAAAGCAGACAACATAG
- a CDS encoding serine hydrolase domain-containing protein: MISLWHTALQKGKFLSKRSLAAIFTKDRGPYGYGWFIDSLYGKLRISHDGKIAGYKNILIRFPQDDICIIALSNANSSGGDVIDNIMSILYHQPLARAFADLPVINMPDSIKKEFTGLYKFRKEDSTQVQVHLQDSNLYIHIPGNKEQPLQLVKRNVFRAGSARIEFMRNDKGAIWQMLVYSHGEIMGVVKIQ, encoded by the coding sequence ATGATATCCCTGTGGCATACGGCCTTACAAAAAGGGAAGTTTTTATCCAAACGATCATTGGCGGCGATCTTTACCAAAGATAGAGGACCTTATGGGTATGGCTGGTTTATTGATTCGCTGTATGGCAAACTACGCATATCACACGATGGCAAAATTGCCGGTTATAAGAATATTCTCATCCGTTTTCCCCAGGATGATATATGCATTATTGCTTTAAGCAATGCCAATAGCAGTGGCGGAGACGTGATTGATAATATTATGAGCATCCTGTACCACCAACCGCTGGCAAGGGCATTTGCCGACCTGCCGGTCATCAATATGCCGGATAGCATCAAGAAAGAATTCACTGGACTCTATAAATTCAGGAAAGAAGACAGCACACAGGTGCAGGTACATTTACAGGACAGCAACCTGTACATCCATATCCCTGGTAACAAGGAACAGCCATTACAGCTTGTAAAGCGAAATGTGTTCCGCGCAGGGAGTGCCCGCATCGAATTTATGCGTAATGACAAGGGTGCCATTTGGCAAATGTTGGTATACAGCCATGGTGAGATTATGGGCGTCGTTAAAATACAATAA